The Desulfomicrobium apsheronum genome has a window encoding:
- a CDS encoding PFL family protein — protein sequence MLNDREVLSTLSMIKNENLDVRTVTLGISLLDCASHDLPRFTDTIYKRITTLARDLVTVCDEVGDRYGIPVVNKRISVSPIAVAAAPFDSRGMVEVAKTLDQAAKDVNVDFIGGFGALVEKGMAKGDLALIDAIPEALDVTHRMCSSINVATTRAGINMDAVALMGRTIKAAAARTADRDGLGCAKLVVFANIPEDVPFMAGAYLGIGEASSVINVGVSGPGVVKKAIDRALQDNPGAHLGELADVIKRTAYKVTRVGEIIGREVARILAVEFGIVDLSLAPTPNVGDSVGEIFQSLGLGAIGVPGSTAALAMLNDAVKKGGAFASSRVGGLSGAFIPVSEDLNIAAAASAGHLCLEKLEAMTAVCSVGLDMVALPGDTTAETLSAIIADEMAIGMINKKTTACRLIPVPGKKAGDRVHFGGLLGEAEIMPVRSNGVSAGFINRGGGIPAPLQALIN from the coding sequence ATGCTCAACGACCGCGAGGTTCTTTCCACCCTGTCCATGATCAAGAACGAGAATCTGGACGTACGCACAGTGACCCTTGGCATCAGCCTGCTCGACTGCGCTTCCCACGACCTGCCCAGATTCACCGATACCATATATAAAAGGATAACCACCCTGGCCAGGGATCTGGTCACGGTGTGCGACGAAGTTGGCGACCGCTACGGCATTCCCGTGGTCAACAAGCGCATTTCGGTCAGCCCCATCGCCGTGGCCGCCGCTCCATTCGATAGCCGGGGCATGGTCGAGGTGGCCAAGACCCTGGACCAGGCCGCCAAGGACGTGAATGTCGATTTCATCGGCGGATTCGGCGCATTGGTCGAAAAGGGGATGGCCAAGGGCGACCTGGCGCTCATAGACGCCATTCCCGAAGCCCTGGACGTCACTCATCGCATGTGTTCATCCATCAACGTGGCCACCACCCGGGCCGGCATCAACATGGACGCCGTGGCGCTCATGGGACGGACCATCAAGGCCGCCGCCGCCCGCACGGCCGACCGCGATGGCCTGGGCTGCGCCAAGCTCGTCGTCTTCGCCAACATCCCCGAGGACGTGCCGTTCATGGCCGGGGCCTATCTGGGCATTGGCGAGGCCAGTTCCGTCATCAACGTCGGCGTCAGCGGACCGGGCGTGGTCAAGAAAGCCATCGATCGCGCCTTGCAGGACAATCCAGGGGCGCATCTGGGCGAGCTGGCGGACGTGATCAAGCGCACCGCCTACAAGGTCACCCGCGTGGGCGAGATCATCGGCCGCGAAGTGGCCCGCATTCTGGCCGTTGAGTTCGGCATCGTGGACCTGTCCTTGGCTCCGACGCCCAATGTCGGCGACAGCGTGGGCGAGATCTTCCAGTCCCTGGGGCTGGGCGCCATCGGCGTGCCCGGTTCCACGGCAGCGCTGGCCATGCTCAACGACGCGGTCAAGAAGGGCGGTGCCTTCGCCAGTTCCCGCGTGGGCGGGCTGAGCGGCGCTTTCATCCCGGTCAGCGAGGATCTGAACATCGCGGCCGCAGCCTCGGCCGGACATCTTTGTCTTGAAAAGCTCGAAGCCATGACCGCGGTGTGTTCCGTGGGCCTCGACATGGTGGCCTTGCCGGGCGACACCACGGCCGAGACCCTGTCCGCGATCATCGCCGACGAAATGGCCATCGGCATGATCAACAAGAAGACCACGGCGTGTCGCCTCATTCCCGTTCCCGGCAAGAAGGCCGGCGACCGGGTCCACTTCGGCGGCTTGCTGGGCGAGGCGGAAATCATGCCCGTGCGCAGCAACGGCGTTTCGGCGGGATTCATCAATCGGGGTGGAGGCATCCCGGCACCCTTGCAGGCTCTTATCAACTGA
- a CDS encoding 4Fe-4S dicluster domain-containing protein — protein sequence MMKLRLNTSVEVTGSLQDAPVSSVVRIPIQKKHKPVVKKKQIVGRGQVIAENPTKSAYSLGFVHSSIDGIVEEVLADAIVIGPIPAPKEGEEAVAPPVTELCAELDTLENEELSRKLLELGVDTSRFHASRALIINGLNPEPGVLVSEQLVKDAQETLKIGLQTLERAIKPGTVKLVVAKGKQISLHGCTTVHASDVYPATIDPLVVYAATGSERPDNVDVISISDLFQVGRVAQTKLPLMEAVVSVGDNVYLVPIGMPVQNLLDHAGVQYGSEWKIALNGPMRGTPIFNLAMGIPEKCTAISLIREDACPQVQPNPCINCGECVFVCPARIHPGMLSCNAEFGFYDEARYKNVEACLECGMCTFVCPATRPVMQYILLAKHSLAGKDELVSTCRLQD from the coding sequence ATGATGAAATTACGCCTGAATACATCGGTTGAAGTCACGGGCAGTCTCCAGGACGCCCCGGTTTCCTCTGTGGTGAGAATCCCGATTCAAAAAAAACATAAGCCCGTGGTCAAGAAGAAGCAGATCGTGGGGCGCGGTCAGGTCATCGCGGAGAATCCGACAAAGAGCGCTTACAGCCTTGGTTTTGTCCATTCGAGCATTGACGGGATCGTGGAGGAAGTTCTGGCCGATGCCATTGTCATCGGACCCATTCCCGCTCCCAAGGAGGGCGAGGAAGCCGTCGCTCCGCCGGTTACGGAGCTTTGCGCGGAACTCGACACCTTGGAGAATGAGGAGCTGTCTCGCAAGCTTCTGGAGCTGGGTGTGGACACGAGCCGTTTTCATGCCTCCCGGGCACTGATCATCAATGGCTTGAATCCCGAGCCCGGCGTGCTGGTCAGTGAACAGCTCGTAAAGGATGCCCAGGAAACTTTGAAGATCGGTCTCCAGACCTTGGAACGGGCCATAAAGCCCGGAACCGTGAAGCTGGTTGTTGCCAAGGGTAAGCAAATTTCCCTGCATGGCTGTACCACTGTTCACGCCAGTGACGTTTATCCAGCAACCATCGATCCCTTGGTAGTCTATGCCGCCACGGGCTCCGAAAGACCCGACAATGTTGATGTAATCTCCATTTCCGATCTTTTTCAGGTTGGCAGGGTTGCCCAGACCAAGCTTCCCCTCATGGAAGCCGTGGTCAGCGTGGGTGACAACGTCTATCTTGTTCCAATTGGCATGCCTGTTCAGAATCTGCTGGATCATGCTGGCGTACAGTATGGATCGGAGTGGAAAATCGCCCTGAACGGCCCCATGCGCGGCACTCCCATCTTCAATCTCGCTATGGGGATTCCGGAGAAGTGTACCGCAATCAGTCTGATTCGGGAAGACGCCTGTCCTCAGGTTCAACCCAATCCATGTATCAATTGCGGAGAGTGCGTTTTTGTCTGTCCCGCCCGCATCCATCCGGGTATGCTCTCCTGTAATGCTGAATTCGGATTCTACGATGAGGCCCGCTACAAGAATGTCGAGGCCTGTCTGGAATGCGGAATGTGTACCTTTGTCTGCCCCGCCACGCGTCCCGTTATGCAATACATCCTGCTTGCCAAGCACAGCCTGGCAGGAAAGGACGAACTCGTGAGCACGTGCAGGCTGCAAGACTGA
- a CDS encoding calcium/sodium antiporter, producing MFIAFLALCIGLAVLVWSADHFIDGAASVARHFSMPPLLIGMIIVGFGTSAPEMVVSALAAVNGTPGIALGNAFGSNITNIALILGFTALLKPIEIHSQVLRKELPLLTAMTAVTAYLIHEGTLSRSDAVIMLAFFAGVMFWTLRQGMQTQPDAFGDEMGEELCTKCMPLGRAYFWLATGLVLLIASSRLLVWGAVEIAHALGVSDLVIGLTVVALGTSLPELASSIIASRKGEHDIALGNVLGSNLFNTLAVVGIAGAIHPMDVEPEVITRDLPVMTALTLSLFVIGFRFKRPGRINRYAGMALLACYVGYTAFLVKTTMFP from the coding sequence ATGTTTATCGCTTTTCTCGCCCTTTGTATCGGACTTGCCGTGCTTGTCTGGAGCGCGGACCATTTCATCGACGGCGCGGCCAGCGTCGCGCGTCACTTCTCCATGCCACCACTGCTCATCGGCATGATCATCGTCGGATTCGGCACGTCCGCCCCGGAGATGGTCGTCTCCGCTCTGGCCGCCGTGAACGGAACCCCCGGCATAGCCCTTGGCAACGCCTTTGGTTCAAACATAACAAATATCGCGCTCATCCTCGGTTTCACGGCACTGCTCAAACCCATCGAGATCCACTCCCAGGTGCTGCGCAAGGAATTGCCTCTGCTCACGGCGATGACCGCCGTGACGGCATACCTCATTCACGAAGGCACCCTCTCCCGCTCCGACGCCGTGATCATGCTGGCTTTTTTTGCCGGAGTCATGTTCTGGACCTTGCGCCAGGGCATGCAAACCCAGCCCGATGCCTTCGGAGACGAGATGGGAGAGGAATTGTGCACGAAGTGCATGCCCCTGGGCCGCGCCTACTTCTGGCTGGCCACGGGCCTTGTGCTGCTCATCGCCAGCTCTCGTCTTCTGGTCTGGGGCGCGGTGGAAATCGCCCACGCCCTCGGCGTGAGCGATCTTGTCATAGGCCTGACCGTCGTGGCGCTGGGCACCTCGCTTCCGGAACTGGCGTCCTCGATAATCGCAAGCCGCAAGGGCGAACACGACATTGCCCTCGGTAATGTGCTTGGCTCCAACCTTTTCAACACCCTGGCCGTAGTGGGCATTGCCGGGGCCATCCACCCCATGGATGTCGAACCGGAAGTCATCACGCGCGATTTGCCGGTCATGACCGCCCTGACCCTGTCCCTTTTCGTCATCGGTTTCAGGTTCAAACGCCCCGGACGTATCAACCGCTATGCGGGCATGGCTCTGCTGGCCTGCTATGTCGGCTACACCGCCTTTCTGGTCAAAACGACCATGTTCCCTTGA
- a CDS encoding RnfABCDGE type electron transport complex subunit D translates to MASQEMSQKLFTVSSAPLWHSGRTVRLTMIMTLLALLPAALMAVFKYGYDAVEVIAWAGLTAVVTEFAVQQLMKQKPTGDDFSALVDGVLFAFLLPSTAPVWLVVIGSALTVILGRMVFGGYGGSPVCAPALGWCILTISWPDFMDLNAMLLSWDLVEPLSELKYFGLDTVAAISPVSLLLGDNLGALGASQVAAVILGGVFLLGIRQVRWLIPVSFLLGVFVTGLVFNILDPNVYASPFFHLLTGSTMLAAFFLMPYPSASPSRQIPMLIFGFFGGVLVIIVRSYGIYPDGVPFAILLINLCTPLFDMIAPKPFGGR, encoded by the coding sequence ATGGCTAGCCAGGAAATGTCTCAAAAATTATTCACCGTGTCCTCAGCGCCGCTTTGGCACAGCGGTCGTACTGTAAGATTAACCATGATCATGACGCTGCTGGCGCTGCTGCCTGCAGCGTTGATGGCGGTCTTCAAATACGGGTACGATGCAGTCGAAGTAATCGCCTGGGCAGGACTGACTGCTGTTGTCACGGAATTCGCCGTCCAACAACTGATGAAACAGAAACCGACAGGAGACGACTTCAGCGCCTTGGTTGACGGCGTCCTGTTTGCGTTTCTGCTGCCTTCAACGGCACCTGTATGGCTTGTTGTCATCGGCAGTGCCCTGACCGTCATCCTCGGCCGCATGGTTTTTGGCGGCTACGGCGGAAGCCCGGTCTGCGCACCTGCACTGGGATGGTGCATCCTGACCATCTCGTGGCCTGATTTCATGGACCTCAACGCCATGCTGCTCAGTTGGGATCTTGTCGAGCCGCTGAGCGAGTTGAAGTACTTCGGTCTGGATACAGTCGCCGCCATTTCGCCCGTGAGCCTTCTGCTCGGCGACAACCTCGGCGCCTTGGGCGCGTCTCAGGTTGCGGCTGTAATTCTGGGTGGGGTTTTCCTGCTTGGCATTCGCCAGGTACGTTGGCTCATCCCGGTTTCGTTTCTGCTGGGTGTCTTCGTCACGGGATTGGTCTTCAACATTCTCGATCCAAATGTCTACGCTTCTCCGTTTTTTCATCTCCTGACCGGCAGCACCATGCTGGCGGCCTTCTTCCTCATGCCGTATCCGTCGGCTTCGCCTTCACGCCAGATTCCGATGTTGATTTTCGGATTTTTCGGTGGGGTGCTGGTCATCATCGTGCGCTCCTACGGCATCTATCCCGATGGAGTGCCGTTTGCGATTCTGCTGATAAACCTGTGCACTCCGCTCTTCGACATGATTGCACCCAAGCCCTTTGGCGGGAGGTAA
- the rnfG gene encoding RnfABCDGE type electron transport complex subunit G, whose protein sequence is MMEILRMVVVLSVITGLSGFILSTIKVATEPIIEEQVLANVQGPALKQVLLQASNDPIADRKPLVLPGTEQTVLVFPALKDGKLQAVAIEGAGSGYGGDVNVIVGFDINADKVLGISVTTHKETPGLGSRVQENAFTKQFKSKDPAKATLKKDGGDIDAISGVTVSSGAVTDAVKQASGWYAALKDTIKTTW, encoded by the coding sequence ATGATGGAAATATTACGCATGGTGGTTGTGTTGTCCGTGATCACCGGTCTCTCGGGCTTCATTTTGTCCACGATCAAGGTCGCCACCGAACCCATCATTGAGGAGCAAGTGCTTGCCAATGTTCAGGGCCCGGCCTTGAAGCAGGTGCTTCTGCAGGCTTCCAACGATCCCATCGCCGACCGCAAGCCCTTGGTTCTGCCGGGAACCGAGCAGACAGTACTGGTTTTCCCCGCCCTAAAGGATGGAAAACTCCAGGCCGTGGCCATTGAGGGCGCCGGTTCGGGTTATGGCGGCGATGTCAATGTCATTGTGGGGTTTGACATCAATGCGGACAAGGTACTCGGCATCAGCGTTACCACCCACAAGGAGACCCCGGGTCTTGGATCGCGTGTCCAGGAGAATGCGTTCACGAAGCAATTCAAGTCAAAGGATCCTGCCAAGGCCACTTTGAAGAAGGATGGCGGCGACATAGACGCCATTTCCGGAGTGACTGTGTCCAGTGGTGCCGTCACCGACGCGGTGAAGCAGGCGTCTGGATGGTATGCGGCACTCAAGGATACGATCAAAACCACGTGGTAG
- a CDS encoding cytochrome c3 family protein — MKKRYVPITIACGLLALLALGGQFAPAPSEELPVRLRMDNKGGDVVFAHSRHVDYVDKMGGDCVRCHHESDRPTLSPLPCGSCHATEFDAKFTADHQTDLPAETCTQCHHAELGKLVYSHDDHAEMYASSCTDCHHGEDIEPEPGACNQCHGETADGDTPSLRDAVHAKCESCHTDMYEKKLDGCNECHELLPGKADGPQPTCNSCHYDTDATPLPHRMDSFHDQCMKCHEEVGAGPYGEKSCTRCHTR, encoded by the coding sequence TTGAAAAAACGTTATGTACCCATCACCATTGCCTGCGGTCTGTTGGCGCTCCTGGCCCTCGGAGGCCAATTCGCGCCAGCCCCTTCGGAAGAACTGCCTGTTCGTCTCCGGATGGACAATAAGGGCGGCGATGTAGTTTTTGCCCATTCACGCCACGTAGATTACGTTGATAAAATGGGTGGAGATTGCGTCAGATGTCACCACGAGAGTGATCGCCCGACATTGTCTCCTCTGCCATGCGGTTCATGTCACGCCACTGAGTTCGATGCCAAGTTCACCGCTGATCACCAAACAGATCTGCCGGCTGAAACGTGCACGCAATGTCACCATGCCGAACTGGGCAAACTCGTCTACAGTCATGACGACCATGCGGAGATGTACGCTTCGAGCTGCACCGATTGTCACCACGGTGAGGATATCGAGCCCGAGCCGGGCGCGTGCAACCAGTGTCATGGTGAAACGGCCGATGGGGACACGCCGTCGCTACGTGACGCGGTCCACGCCAAGTGCGAAAGCTGTCACACCGACATGTACGAAAAGAAGTTGGATGGCTGCAACGAGTGTCACGAGTTGCTCCCGGGCAAGGCCGACGGTCCTCAGCCCACATGCAATTCCTGTCACTATGATACGGACGCCACGCCTTTGCCACATCGCATGGATTCATTCCACGATCAGTGCATGAAGTGTCACGAAGAGGTTGGGGCTGGGCCTTATGGCGAAAAATCGTGTACCCGCTGTCACACCAGGTAA